Proteins encoded within one genomic window of Arachis ipaensis cultivar K30076 chromosome B08, Araip1.1, whole genome shotgun sequence:
- the LOC107612371 gene encoding uncharacterized protein LOC107612371: MSFDSLLVELRSSTPLLIELRSSLLVFITAGHCSIITTRVFCKILVFGIILQGSASIMLRSDSTKVSSPHKRDDAEIVFLKDNVAIHPTQFASERISGRLKLFKQGTSLFMTWVPYKGHRSEASLSEKERSLYTIRAVPFTDIRSIQRHSPALGWQYIIVVLSSGLAYPPLYFYSG; this comes from the exons ATGAGCTTCGATTCTCTGCTCGTTGAGCTTCGATCCTCTACTCCTCTTCTCATTGAGCTTCGATCCTCTCTGCTCGTGTTCATCACCGCCGGTCACTGTTCGATTATCACTACTCGTGTTTTTTGTAAGATTCTCGTTTTTGGCATTATTCTGCAG GGTTCTGCTAGCATCATGCTGCGAAGCGACAGTACTAAGGTGAGCTCGCCTCATAAGCGGGATGATGCTGAGATTGTGTTTTTGAAGGACAATGTAGCAATTCATCCAACGCAGTTTGCATCAGAAAGAATTAGTGGAAGACTGAAGCTGTTTAAGCAAGGCACTTCCTTGTTCATG ACTTGGGTTCCTTACAAAGGCCATAGGTCAGAGGCGAGCCTTTCTGAGAAAG AGAGAAGCCTTTACACCATAAGAGCGGTGCCCTTCACTGACATTAGGTCCATCCAGAGGCATTCACCTGCACTTGGATGGCAATATATCATTGTTGTTCTATCATCAG GACTTGCTTATCCTCCACTGTACTTCTATAGTGGATGA